The following are encoded together in the Variovorax sp. PBS-H4 genome:
- a CDS encoding LLM class flavin-dependent oxidoreductase: MEFGVFILAQQRGYHQSSQQVIQNSIEQTVVAEQAGFNTAWYAEHHFNNYSLSPSPLMMIAHMAAKTQRIRLGSAVCILPLYHPARFLAEVGFVDTVSNGRLELGIGSGYQEFEFERFGVKIEDSGAIYNEFLDIIPKGLTQKIVEYDGKFLKLPPSSIAVRPVQDPMPPLWITSGNPVTLGRGVREGHNLFVTALLNGTDAIVSLRERLDKVAADNNADLDEDVKFGFLRCAFASDKQSEIDAYLDNARFQRRISESLKFRRAQSDDGYMVKEVPSPTDPSFEQLRKNLPVGSVNQVIDKMLEEISILRPKHIALQTQLGDFDQKTMLRQIELWGEKIIPAIRKEVESMNAVAA, translated from the coding sequence ATGGAATTCGGCGTATTCATCCTGGCGCAGCAGCGTGGCTATCACCAGAGCTCGCAGCAGGTCATCCAGAACTCGATCGAGCAGACCGTGGTGGCCGAGCAGGCCGGTTTCAACACCGCCTGGTATGCAGAGCACCACTTCAACAACTACTCGCTCTCACCGTCGCCGCTGATGATGATCGCGCACATGGCGGCCAAGACCCAGCGCATCCGGCTGGGCTCGGCCGTCTGCATTCTTCCGCTGTACCATCCCGCGCGCTTCCTGGCCGAGGTGGGCTTCGTCGACACGGTGTCGAACGGTCGCCTGGAACTCGGCATCGGCTCGGGCTACCAGGAATTCGAGTTCGAACGCTTCGGCGTGAAGATCGAGGATTCGGGTGCGATCTACAACGAGTTCCTCGACATCATCCCCAAGGGCCTGACCCAGAAGATCGTCGAATACGACGGCAAGTTTCTCAAGCTGCCGCCCAGTTCCATCGCCGTGCGGCCTGTGCAAGACCCGATGCCGCCGCTGTGGATCACATCGGGCAATCCCGTCACGCTCGGGCGCGGCGTGCGCGAAGGCCACAACCTTTTCGTGACGGCACTTCTCAACGGTACGGACGCCATCGTGTCGTTGCGCGAGCGCCTGGACAAGGTCGCAGCGGACAACAACGCCGACCTCGACGAGGACGTGAAGTTCGGCTTCCTGCGCTGCGCATTCGCATCCGACAAGCAGTCGGAGATCGACGCCTACCTGGACAACGCGCGCTTCCAGCGCCGCATCTCGGAAAGCCTCAAGTTCCGCCGCGCGCAATCCGACGACGGCTACATGGTCAAGGAAGTGCCGTCGCCCACGGACCCGAGCTTCGAGCAACTGCGCAAGAACCTGCCCGTGGGTTCGGTCAACCAGGTGATCGACAAGATGCTGGAAGAAATCAGCATCCTGCGACCCAAGCACATCGCGCTGCAGACGCAGCTGGGCGATTTCGACCAGAAGACCATGCTGCGCCAGATCGAGCTGTGGGGCGAGAAGATCATCCCGGCCATCCGCAAGGAAGTCGAGTCGATGAATGCCGTGGCAGCCTGA
- a CDS encoding Bug family tripartite tricarboxylate transporter substrate binding protein → MIQVPIKRRTVLLGSMLLGAGVGAFASTGNWPSRPIRLVVAGSAGAGGDTFARLIAEPLSKVLKQPVVVDPKAGANGLIACDAVAKAPGDGYTLLFAPSSAILINPVIHPKLPYDAEKDLVPITQIGAAGILLVANPSMGFKNLKDMVAYAKANPGKLAYGSWGTGSSGHLAMEGIKAHYGLDMPHAPYKTLVTEVTDLIANNISVGFTDIQSPLQHMRSGRLVGLGQTGSQRWPATQDLPTLAEQGYKFEADGWYGVFAPAGTPVEIIDRLNAEINRLQKTDEVRQKIEGQNMIVPPARSAQQFAASIKKDAAIWQGLAKTTDLKDK, encoded by the coding sequence ATGATCCAAGTACCCATCAAACGACGCACCGTCCTGCTCGGCAGCATGCTGCTCGGCGCCGGTGTCGGCGCCTTTGCCAGCACGGGCAACTGGCCCTCCCGACCGATACGCCTGGTGGTCGCCGGCTCGGCCGGTGCCGGCGGCGATACCTTCGCGCGCCTGATCGCCGAGCCGCTTTCGAAAGTGCTGAAGCAGCCAGTGGTGGTGGACCCCAAGGCCGGCGCCAATGGCCTGATCGCGTGCGACGCGGTGGCCAAGGCGCCGGGTGACGGCTACACGCTGTTGTTCGCCCCCTCGTCGGCCATCCTCATCAACCCGGTGATTCACCCCAAGCTCCCTTACGACGCGGAAAAGGACCTGGTCCCGATCACGCAGATCGGCGCGGCGGGCATCCTGCTGGTTGCGAATCCGAGCATGGGCTTCAAGAACCTGAAGGACATGGTGGCCTACGCCAAGGCCAACCCCGGAAAGCTCGCCTACGGCTCATGGGGCACCGGCTCCTCCGGCCACCTGGCCATGGAAGGCATCAAGGCGCACTACGGCCTCGACATGCCCCACGCGCCGTACAAGACGCTCGTCACCGAGGTCACCGACCTGATCGCCAACAACATCAGCGTCGGCTTCACCGATATCCAATCCCCGCTTCAGCACATGCGCAGCGGCCGGCTGGTGGGACTGGGACAGACCGGTTCGCAGCGCTGGCCCGCCACGCAGGACCTGCCCACGCTTGCGGAACAGGGCTACAAGTTCGAAGCCGACGGCTGGTACGGCGTATTCGCGCCGGCAGGCACGCCTGTTGAAATCATCGATCGGCTCAACGCGGAGATCAACCGCTTGCAGAAGACCGACGAGGTGCGGCAGAAGATCGAAGGGCAGAACATGATCGTGCCCCCGGCGCGCTCTGCCCAGCAGTTCGCAGCGTCGATCAAGAAGGACGCTGCCATCTGGCAGGGCCTGGCGAAAACCACGGACCTGAAGGACAAGTAG
- a CDS encoding LLM class flavin-dependent oxidoreductase — MEFGVFILAQQRGYHQTSQQVIDNSIQQTIAAEQAGFHNAWYAEHHFNNYSLSPSPLMMVAHMAGKTQRIRLGTAVCILPLYQPARFLAEVGFVDTVSGGRLDLGVGSGYQEFEFARFGVKIAESGAIYNEFLDILNKGLTQKIFEYDGQFLKMPPSSIAVRCVQSPMPPVWITSGNPVSLGRGVRENHNLFVTALLKGNEGIQELRQRLVKVAGDNGKDLDRDVKFGFLRCAYASDNSAEIDAYLDNARFQRRISESLKFRRSQSDDGYMIKEVPSETDPTMEQLRRNLPVGSVNQVIDKMLEEISILRPKHIALQTQLGDFDQKTMLKQIALWGERIIPAINKELERNQPDARALAA; from the coding sequence ATGGAATTCGGCGTATTTATTTTGGCCCAGCAACGGGGCTATCACCAGACTTCGCAGCAGGTCATCGACAATTCGATCCAGCAGACCATCGCAGCCGAACAGGCCGGATTCCACAATGCCTGGTATGCGGAGCACCATTTCAACAATTATTCGCTTTCCCCGTCTCCGCTGATGATGGTGGCCCACATGGCCGGCAAGACACAGCGGATTCGCCTGGGCACAGCCGTCTGCATCCTGCCGCTCTACCAACCCGCACGTTTCCTGGCCGAGGTCGGGTTCGTGGACACGGTGTCAGGAGGCCGACTCGACCTCGGGGTGGGTTCGGGCTACCAGGAATTCGAGTTCGCCCGCTTCGGCGTGAAGATCGCCGAATCGGGCGCGATCTACAACGAGTTCCTGGACATCCTGAACAAGGGCCTGACCCAGAAGATCTTCGAGTACGACGGCCAGTTCCTCAAGATGCCGCCCAGCTCCATTGCGGTGCGCTGCGTGCAAAGCCCCATGCCGCCGGTGTGGATCACGTCTGGCAATCCGGTTTCGCTGGGCCGGGGCGTGCGTGAGAACCACAACCTGTTCGTGACCGCGCTGCTCAAGGGCAACGAAGGCATCCAGGAACTGCGCCAGCGCCTCGTGAAGGTAGCCGGCGACAACGGCAAGGACCTCGACCGCGATGTGAAGTTCGGCTTCCTGCGCTGCGCCTACGCGTCCGACAACAGCGCCGAAATCGACGCCTACCTGGACAACGCGCGCTTCCAGCGCCGCATCTCGGAAAGCCTGAAGTTCCGCCGCTCGCAATCCGACGACGGCTACATGATCAAGGAGGTTCCCTCCGAGACCGACCCGACGATGGAGCAGCTGCGCCGGAACCTGCCCGTGGGCTCGGTCAACCAGGTCATCGACAAGATGCTCGAAGAGATCAGCATCCTGCGCCCCAAGCACATCGCGCTGCAGACCCAGCTGGGGGACTTCGACCAGAAGACCATGCTCAAGCAGATCGCCCTCTGGGGCGAAAGAATCATTCCCGCCATCAACAAGGAGCTGGAGCGCAACCAGCCCGATGCTCGCGCGCTCGCCGCGTAG
- a CDS encoding LysR family transcriptional regulator encodes MDRLRAMELFLSISQTRNFSETARRFGISATGVSRMITDIEDELKVKLLLRSTRQVALTESGEEYARQLEGILWRINELQANITAISSAPQGLLRVHSRVMFGLGVLPPLLAAFRKLYPEIHVELTLTEAAVDLRRNQFDIDFRISPPVEAGVKRRMLFQSERHLAASPAYLAGKPALQIPENILEHDCLAYELPGNEYTWIFKQEERLAEIAFKPRHVSNNGIALLELARLGEGLVLLDDYTVHNDIRAGRLVRVLTDYRISNKGFDEGMYATILDTPIIPAKIRLFLDFVAEHVAGPELRFAAHGKAPGLA; translated from the coding sequence ATGGATAGATTGCGGGCCATGGAGCTGTTTCTATCGATCTCCCAGACGCGGAATTTTTCTGAAACAGCGCGGCGCTTCGGCATATCGGCCACGGGCGTGTCGCGCATGATCACCGACATCGAGGACGAACTGAAGGTCAAGCTCCTGCTGCGCTCGACCCGCCAGGTCGCGCTGACGGAGTCGGGCGAGGAATATGCGCGGCAACTGGAGGGCATCCTGTGGCGCATCAACGAACTGCAGGCCAACATCACGGCCATCAGCTCCGCGCCGCAGGGCTTGCTGCGCGTCCATTCGCGCGTGATGTTCGGCCTGGGCGTGTTGCCGCCGCTGCTCGCTGCGTTCCGCAAGCTCTACCCCGAGATCCACGTCGAACTCACGCTGACCGAGGCCGCCGTGGACCTGCGGCGCAACCAGTTCGACATCGACTTTCGCATTTCGCCGCCGGTGGAGGCCGGCGTGAAGCGCCGCATGCTTTTCCAGAGCGAGCGCCACCTCGCGGCCAGCCCCGCTTACCTGGCCGGGAAGCCCGCCCTGCAGATTCCCGAAAACATCCTGGAGCACGACTGCCTGGCCTACGAGTTGCCCGGCAACGAATACACCTGGATCTTCAAGCAGGAGGAGCGGCTTGCTGAAATCGCCTTCAAGCCTCGCCACGTCAGCAACAACGGCATCGCCTTGCTGGAACTGGCGCGCCTCGGCGAGGGGCTGGTGCTGCTGGATGACTACACGGTGCACAACGACATCCGTGCGGGCCGGCTCGTCAGGGTGCTGACCGACTATCGCATCAGCAACAAGGGCTTCGACGAAGGCATGTACGCGACCATCCTGGACACGCCCATCATCCCGGCCAAGATCCGCCTGTTCCTGGATTTCGTCGCCGAACACGTTGCCGGCCCCGAGTTGCGCTTCGCGGCGCACGGCAAGGCCCCAGGACTCGCATAA
- a CDS encoding SMP-30/gluconolactonase/LRE family protein — protein MEIRRLGNLKTALGECPLWHGAHLWLMDCRQGLILALDSDTGEVTARHEAPPPLGSFAFNGDGFDCIVLSLKEEIAALNLRTGRLRSLARIEASSPHLRLNDGISLPDGSFVVGTMHVFRAADEPPLGGLYRLDTRLQLHKLDEGLGVANGPCVNPANGRLHVADSAARVIYSYAFAADGTLADKQVFVRTEVLDSGPDGCAFDTEGGLWTALVRTGALARFDGQGRLTHKIELPLAHPSALCFGGPQMGDLFVTSISDSGRLSASGPLDGAVLKLTGLGFRGFARPVCRMPL, from the coding sequence ATGGAAATTCGGCGCTTGGGTAATTTGAAAACGGCATTGGGCGAGTGCCCGCTGTGGCATGGGGCGCATCTGTGGCTGATGGACTGCCGCCAGGGCCTGATCCTTGCGCTCGATTCCGACACCGGCGAGGTGACCGCGCGCCATGAAGCGCCGCCGCCCCTCGGCTCGTTTGCATTCAACGGCGACGGTTTCGATTGCATCGTGCTCTCGCTGAAGGAGGAAATCGCCGCGTTGAACCTTCGCACCGGGCGACTGCGCTCGCTCGCGCGGATCGAGGCGAGCAGCCCTCATCTGCGGTTGAACGACGGCATCTCGCTGCCCGATGGCAGCTTCGTGGTCGGCACCATGCATGTGTTTCGCGCGGCCGACGAGCCACCGCTGGGCGGCCTGTACCGGCTGGACACCCGTTTGCAGCTGCACAAGCTCGACGAGGGCTTGGGGGTTGCCAACGGACCTTGCGTGAATCCGGCCAACGGGCGCTTGCACGTGGCCGACAGCGCTGCGAGGGTCATCTATTCGTATGCGTTCGCGGCAGACGGAACGCTGGCAGACAAGCAGGTCTTCGTCCGCACGGAGGTCCTTGACTCCGGGCCCGATGGCTGCGCCTTCGACACCGAGGGCGGACTGTGGACGGCGCTGGTGCGCACCGGGGCGCTCGCGCGCTTCGACGGCCAGGGACGGCTCACCCACAAGATCGAACTCCCGCTGGCCCACCCGAGCGCGCTGTGCTTCGGCGGACCGCAGATGGGCGATCTGTTCGTCACCAGCATCAGCGACAGCGGCCGGCTGAGCGCATCCGGACCGTTGGACGGAGCCGTGCTCAAACTGACCGGCCTGGGCTTTCGCGGGTTCGCGCGGCCGGTATGCCGAATGCCGCTCTAG
- a CDS encoding enoyl-CoA hydratase/isomerase family protein: MSDEWVRLEVSDGVGLVTMDRKPVNALSRQMRRQLVATFDAISEREDIRCAVLTGAGDVFCAGADLKDRPSAEIAGDFLEHNRITRETGNAIRECAKPVIAAINGAALGAGFGLAAACDILYASENATVGMPEINVGLAGGASMLKTLFGRSTLRRMFFTGQRLSAHDLLKRNVIEDVLSEKDLLPVTMALAREIASKAPLAIAYAKRAANMVDVMPQRDAYRFEQEFTMALSKTEDAREARMAFLEKRAPVFKGR, translated from the coding sequence ATGAGCGATGAATGGGTTCGTTTGGAAGTGTCAGACGGCGTGGGCCTGGTCACCATGGACCGCAAGCCGGTCAACGCGTTGAGCCGCCAGATGCGCCGCCAGCTGGTGGCCACCTTCGACGCCATTTCCGAACGCGAGGACATCCGCTGTGCGGTGCTCACCGGCGCGGGCGACGTGTTCTGTGCAGGTGCCGACCTGAAGGACCGCCCGAGCGCGGAGATCGCCGGCGACTTTCTCGAGCACAACCGCATCACCCGCGAGACCGGGAACGCCATTCGCGAGTGCGCCAAGCCCGTGATTGCCGCCATCAACGGTGCGGCATTGGGCGCCGGCTTCGGCCTGGCCGCCGCGTGCGACATCCTGTATGCGTCCGAGAACGCGACCGTGGGCATGCCCGAGATCAACGTCGGCCTGGCGGGCGGCGCCTCGATGCTCAAGACCTTGTTCGGCCGCTCCACCCTGCGCCGCATGTTCTTCACGGGCCAGCGCCTGAGCGCGCACGACCTGCTCAAGCGCAACGTCATCGAAGACGTGCTGTCCGAGAAAGACCTGCTGCCGGTGACGATGGCCCTGGCCCGCGAGATCGCCTCCAAGGCACCGCTGGCCATCGCCTATGCCAAGCGCGCAGCCAACATGGTGGACGTGATGCCGCAACGCGATGCCTACCGCTTCGAGCAGGAGTTCACCATGGCGCTGTCGAAGACCGAAGACGCTCGCGAAGCGCGCATGGCTTTCCTCGAAAAGCGCGCTCCGGTTTTCAAGGGACGCTGA
- a CDS encoding acetate--CoA ligase family protein has protein sequence MLTQVQAAPGAGLDAFFKADGVAVIGASDDITKIGGRPVQLLRKYGYAGAIYPVNPKGGTIQGLQAYASILDTPAAPELAIVAVPAGATLQAVRDCAERGVRGVTVLSTGFAEAGPEGAALQAELVRVARNHGMRLLGPNCLGAVSVVDKLVGSFSIALEQSMPPAGQVGIVSQSGNIGSFTMRNMADRGLGVSRFIATGNEADVDVADGIAALAHDPATRIVLCCMETCRNAGRLLEALDMARRQHKPVIVLKIGATEQGQAAAASHTGALTGSDAVFDAVFRRYGVLRVRSFEELLEVGHAVALLGATRLPTTDAVTLVAASGGFGIMMADAMVEAGMKLPQLADATKALIREAVPTAGTNNPVDASAQMSARPDILLKMLTALQDDENGSTLVLLLALSLYNPRLRGVYLDALSKIRASHPDRLLILISQGPADAVAEINALGIPVFPGISAAARGLAGLVKLGQLATLPGAPAYGGPVDPVDPAVFRNEFHAKKALAAAGISVPREAVATSADDAVRSAQATGYPVVLKIASEDIAHKTEIGGVALNLQDDDAVRDAYGRLVANAAKHAPQARLDGVLVAPMVRGGVELIAGVSRDPVFGPVVMVGLGGIHAEILKDVAVQVAPVSEDEALHMIRGLKMFALLDGARGQPKADVAAAARTVARLSEFACRHAEDVAEIDMNPILVKPEGEGALVLDALMVPTSRNTTAH, from the coding sequence ATGCTGACCCAGGTTCAAGCAGCCCCTGGCGCCGGGCTGGACGCATTCTTCAAGGCCGACGGCGTGGCCGTGATCGGCGCCTCCGACGACATCACGAAGATCGGCGGCCGCCCTGTGCAGCTGCTGCGCAAGTACGGCTACGCGGGCGCCATCTATCCGGTCAATCCCAAGGGCGGCACCATCCAGGGCCTGCAGGCCTACGCGTCGATCCTGGACACGCCCGCGGCGCCGGAGCTGGCCATCGTGGCCGTGCCCGCCGGCGCCACGCTGCAAGCGGTGCGCGACTGTGCCGAGCGCGGCGTGCGCGGCGTGACCGTGCTGTCGACCGGCTTTGCCGAGGCCGGCCCCGAGGGCGCAGCGCTGCAGGCCGAGCTGGTGCGGGTCGCGCGCAACCACGGCATGCGCTTGCTGGGCCCGAACTGCCTGGGTGCCGTCAGCGTCGTGGACAAGCTGGTCGGTTCGTTCTCCATCGCGCTGGAACAAAGCATGCCGCCCGCCGGCCAGGTGGGCATCGTTTCGCAGTCGGGAAACATCGGCAGCTTCACCATGCGCAACATGGCCGATCGCGGCCTGGGCGTGAGCCGCTTCATCGCCACCGGCAACGAAGCCGACGTGGATGTGGCCGATGGCATTGCCGCATTGGCGCACGATCCCGCCACGCGCATCGTCCTGTGCTGCATGGAAACCTGCCGCAACGCGGGGCGCCTGCTGGAGGCGCTCGACATGGCACGCCGCCAGCACAAGCCGGTGATCGTTCTCAAGATCGGCGCGACCGAGCAGGGCCAGGCGGCCGCTGCTTCGCATACCGGCGCGCTGACGGGGTCCGACGCGGTGTTCGATGCCGTCTTCCGCCGCTACGGCGTGTTGCGCGTGCGCTCGTTCGAAGAGCTGCTCGAAGTGGGCCATGCCGTTGCCCTGCTGGGCGCCACGCGGCTGCCCACCACCGACGCCGTGACGCTGGTGGCCGCTTCCGGTGGCTTCGGCATCATGATGGCCGATGCCATGGTGGAAGCCGGCATGAAGTTGCCCCAGCTCGCCGATGCGACCAAGGCCCTGATCCGCGAGGCCGTGCCCACCGCCGGCACCAACAATCCGGTGGATGCATCGGCCCAGATGTCCGCCCGGCCCGACATCCTGCTGAAGATGCTCACCGCCCTGCAGGACGACGAGAACGGCAGCACGCTGGTGCTGCTGCTGGCGCTGTCGCTGTACAACCCGCGGTTGCGCGGCGTGTACCTCGACGCCCTGTCGAAGATTCGCGCCAGCCATCCCGACCGCCTGCTGATCCTGATCAGCCAGGGCCCGGCCGATGCAGTTGCCGAGATCAATGCGCTCGGCATCCCGGTGTTCCCCGGCATTTCGGCGGCAGCCCGGGGCCTGGCAGGCCTGGTCAAGCTCGGCCAGCTCGCCACCTTGCCTGGCGCCCCTGCGTATGGTGGGCCGGTCGACCCGGTCGACCCGGCCGTGTTCCGCAACGAGTTCCATGCCAAGAAGGCCCTGGCGGCTGCCGGCATCAGCGTGCCGCGCGAAGCGGTGGCGACGTCGGCGGACGATGCCGTGCGCAGCGCGCAGGCCACCGGCTACCCCGTGGTTCTCAAGATCGCTTCGGAAGACATCGCCCACAAGACGGAGATCGGCGGCGTGGCGCTGAACCTGCAGGACGACGATGCCGTGCGGGACGCGTACGGCCGCCTGGTTGCCAATGCCGCGAAGCACGCACCGCAGGCGCGGCTGGACGGCGTGCTGGTGGCCCCGATGGTCCGCGGCGGCGTGGAGCTGATCGCCGGGGTGTCGCGCGACCCTGTGTTCGGGCCGGTCGTCATGGTGGGGCTGGGCGGCATCCACGCGGAGATCCTCAAGGATGTCGCCGTGCAGGTGGCGCCCGTCTCCGAAGACGAGGCGCTGCACATGATCCGCGGCCTCAAGATGTTCGCGCTGCTGGACGGTGCCCGTGGCCAGCCGAAGGCCGACGTGGCTGCCGCCGCTCGCACCGTGGCGCGGCTTTCGGAGTTTGCATGCCGCCATGCCGAAGACGTGGCGGAAATCGACATGAACCCCATCCTGGTCAAGCCCGAGGGCGAAGGTGCCCTTGTGCTGGATGCGCTGATGGTCCCGACCTCCCGCAACACCACCGCCCATTGA
- a CDS encoding acyl-CoA dehydrogenase family protein: protein MHMEKNPAIPAASAGPAVYRQYARQWLRANLPEHMRADSIDYRTPTLDECRDWEASMYDAGLAGMTWPKAYGGLGLTLREHLAVNKEVGALAMPESVSSIGKELAGPIIQTVGTEEQKQMFLPAILSMRNYWCQGFSEPDAGSDLARLRTKAVQEGDTWRINGQKIWTSGAAKAHYCLLLTRTGTVADKHRGLLMFAVPMDTPGIRVVPIKSIDGKESFAEVFFDNVAVPDSARLGAPDEGWNAAIRVLSIERATNRMYRAWRFECELRQLVAACKSDPQLSKLLDDGYYQRRIGDVVGEIDALKGLVERTVDQMMAGDKIGARGSLTKLFWSECHQAFMGLALSVVSHVDPRSSALAQRARKHFSTGYLYARAETIYAGTTEVQLDIIAQRIMNLPKDL from the coding sequence ATGCACATGGAAAAGAACCCGGCCATTCCGGCCGCTTCGGCAGGTCCGGCCGTCTACCGCCAGTACGCGCGCCAGTGGCTGCGCGCCAACCTGCCCGAGCACATGCGTGCGGACAGCATCGACTACCGCACGCCGACGCTGGACGAGTGCCGCGACTGGGAAGCGTCCATGTACGACGCAGGCCTGGCGGGCATGACCTGGCCGAAAGCCTATGGCGGCCTCGGCCTGACACTGCGGGAGCACCTGGCCGTCAACAAGGAAGTGGGCGCGCTCGCCATGCCCGAGAGCGTGAGCTCGATCGGCAAGGAGCTGGCGGGGCCGATCATCCAGACCGTCGGAACGGAAGAGCAGAAGCAGATGTTCCTGCCGGCCATTCTCTCGATGCGCAACTATTGGTGCCAGGGCTTCTCCGAGCCCGACGCCGGCTCCGACCTGGCGCGCCTGCGGACCAAGGCCGTGCAGGAGGGCGACACCTGGCGCATCAACGGACAGAAGATCTGGACCAGCGGTGCCGCCAAGGCGCACTACTGCCTGCTCCTCACCCGCACCGGCACGGTCGCCGACAAGCACCGGGGGCTGCTGATGTTCGCCGTGCCCATGGACACGCCCGGCATCCGCGTGGTGCCGATCAAGTCGATCGACGGCAAGGAATCCTTTGCCGAGGTCTTCTTCGACAACGTGGCGGTGCCGGACAGTGCGCGCCTCGGCGCCCCGGACGAGGGCTGGAACGCGGCCATCCGCGTCTTGTCGATCGAGCGCGCCACCAACCGCATGTACCGCGCGTGGCGCTTCGAATGCGAGCTGCGTCAGCTCGTTGCCGCGTGCAAGTCCGACCCGCAACTGTCGAAGTTGCTCGACGACGGCTACTACCAGCGCCGCATCGGCGATGTGGTGGGCGAGATCGACGCACTCAAGGGCCTGGTCGAGCGCACGGTGGACCAGATGATGGCCGGCGACAAGATCGGTGCCCGCGGCTCGCTGACCAAGCTCTTCTGGTCGGAGTGCCACCAGGCCTTCATGGGACTGGCGCTGTCGGTCGTGTCGCACGTCGACCCCCGTTCCAGTGCGCTGGCGCAACGCGCCCGCAAGCACTTCAGCACGGGCTACCTGTACGCCCGCGCCGAGACCATCTATGCCGGCACCACCGAAGTGCAGTTGGACATCATTGCGCAGCGCATCATGAATTTGCCGAAGGACCTCTGA
- a CDS encoding acyl-CoA dehydrogenase family protein, which translates to MSNPDNDLKPEEFAQAAAEAIADAQSRSFGDAARVLASAGLCGVCALEDAGGLGLGIEFALPIAAEAGKLRLQWPLLETILIAKALGGSPLSAELAGGTRVATWALQGSLQDRWAGQARCAKDCDWVLVADGHGAAALLDLRSVEIQDDGALDPEHPQSWLALEGAKVLAELDAATFAALQRDCQVLIAGFVNGAAEAALATTAEYMSTRVQFGRPLSAKQAVRHLLARMRLLQEASNAGIQRVLGTDEYGSVRSAQPVLANALASAAFVLEKSIHLHGGMGFTWEVPLHYALREVRKFDAAFGSGALACQVGRDFIRSV; encoded by the coding sequence ATGAGCAACCCAGACAACGATCTCAAGCCCGAAGAGTTCGCCCAGGCCGCGGCGGAGGCGATCGCCGATGCGCAGAGCCGCAGCTTCGGCGATGCCGCCCGGGTCCTCGCCAGTGCCGGGCTGTGCGGTGTATGCGCGCTCGAAGACGCGGGCGGCCTTGGATTGGGCATCGAGTTCGCCCTGCCCATTGCGGCCGAAGCAGGCAAGCTGCGCTTGCAGTGGCCGCTTCTCGAAACCATCCTGATCGCCAAGGCGCTGGGAGGCTCTCCGCTCTCTGCGGAACTCGCCGGCGGCACACGCGTCGCTACATGGGCCTTGCAAGGCAGTCTGCAGGACCGCTGGGCGGGACAGGCCCGCTGTGCCAAGGACTGCGACTGGGTGCTGGTGGCCGACGGGCACGGCGCAGCCGCCCTGCTCGACCTGCGCTCCGTCGAAATCCAGGACGACGGCGCACTGGACCCGGAACACCCCCAGTCGTGGCTGGCGCTCGAAGGCGCCAAGGTGCTGGCCGAACTCGACGCCGCCACATTCGCTGCACTGCAGCGCGACTGCCAAGTCCTGATCGCCGGCTTCGTCAACGGCGCCGCCGAAGCCGCACTGGCGACCACGGCGGAGTACATGTCGACCCGCGTGCAGTTCGGACGCCCGCTGTCGGCCAAGCAGGCCGTGCGCCACCTGCTGGCGCGGATGCGCCTGCTGCAGGAAGCCTCCAATGCCGGCATCCAGCGCGTGCTCGGCACGGATGAATACGGCAGCGTGCGCAGTGCCCAGCCGGTGCTGGCCAACGCGCTCGCCAGTGCCGCCTTCGTCCTGGAGAAATCCATCCACCTGCATGGCGGCATGGGCTTCACCTGGGAAGTCCCTTTGCACTATGCGCTGCGCGAAGTACGGAAGTTCGATGCGGCCTTCGGATCGGGCGCGCTGGCCTGCCAGGTCGGCCGGGACTTCATCCGGTCTGTATGA